A single window of Flagellimonas maritima DNA harbors:
- a CDS encoding Pycsar system effector family protein, protein MSKIVEKAELYVSEILENKLNPKFLYHNLRHTQRVVKSTKELLNFYNLKPIENEKILLAAWFHDTGYTKGVNNHEEESCKIATKFLEDNNYDIAAIKDINAHIMATKRYHEPVNLQEEIIRDADASHFAKKSYWETTDYLQEELRELGIATYSNKEWRDENIKMFRNEHKFHTTYAKENWEEGKEQNLKLLVKEKKTEKEIAKKEALKAKYKSESPDRGIQTLFRVTLKNHLTLSDIADTKANILLSVNAIIISVALSNLIPKLDNPSNTYLIYPTAIFVVFSVISMIMAVLATRPNVTSGEFTKQDVQNKEVNLLFFGNFHKMSLQDYEWAIQELVKDKDYIYSSLTKDLYFLGLVLNRKYKILRWTYTIFITGIVISVLAFGISFHYYGQTVPGT, encoded by the coding sequence ATGTCCAAGATTGTTGAAAAAGCTGAACTTTATGTGTCAGAGATTCTTGAAAATAAGTTAAACCCAAAGTTTTTATACCACAATTTAAGACATACCCAACGTGTAGTTAAAAGTACTAAAGAATTACTCAATTTCTATAATCTAAAACCGATAGAGAACGAAAAGATCTTATTGGCAGCATGGTTTCATGATACGGGCTATACCAAAGGTGTAAATAATCATGAAGAGGAAAGTTGTAAGATTGCCACAAAATTTCTAGAGGATAATAATTATGATATAGCTGCCATAAAAGATATAAATGCACATATAATGGCTACAAAGAGATATCATGAACCGGTTAATTTACAGGAAGAAATCATACGGGATGCGGATGCATCACATTTTGCAAAAAAAAGCTACTGGGAAACTACCGATTATTTGCAAGAAGAATTGAGAGAACTGGGCATTGCCACATATTCCAACAAAGAATGGCGCGACGAAAACATAAAAATGTTCCGAAATGAGCATAAATTCCATACCACTTATGCAAAAGAAAACTGGGAAGAAGGAAAGGAGCAAAATTTAAAACTACTGGTCAAAGAAAAAAAGACCGAAAAAGAAATCGCAAAAAAGGAAGCTTTAAAGGCAAAGTACAAAAGTGAAAGCCCAGACCGTGGTATTCAGACCCTATTTAGGGTTACTTTAAAAAATCACCTTACACTTAGTGATATTGCGGATACCAAGGCAAACATCCTATTATCCGTAAATGCCATAATCATTTCCGTGGCCTTGTCCAATCTCATACCTAAGTTGGATAATCCCTCGAATACCTACCTCATTTATCCTACGGCAATATTTGTAGTTTTCAGTGTTATTTCTATGATAATGGCCGTTTTGGCGACAAGGCCTAACGTAACTAGTGGTGAGTTTACAAAACAAGACGTACAGAACAAGGAGGTGAATTTACTTTTTTTTGGAAATTTCCATAAAATGAGCCTTCAGGATTATGAATGGGCAATTCAGGAATTGGTAAAGGATAAGGATTATATTTATTCTTCCCTTACCAAAGACTTATATTTCTTAGGGCTCGTGCTTAACAGAAAATATAAAATCCTGCGCTGGACCTATACTATCTTCATCACAGGTATAGTGATATCCGTATTGGCATTTGGGATTTCATTCCATTACTATGGACAAACGGTACCAGGAACTTAA